The nucleotide window TTTAACAAAATTCCTTAACAATTTAGACAGCATTTTCCCTAACAATGGTTCCAGGAAGGGAACCACAGCATTACATGTGTAATGAAATTTCGGTAGAACAAATTACGTTTATCAATTGCACACAGTCTAATTGTCTTGCACTTCATCAATCTGCACATGAACATGCCTTTATCTGTGTGTGACCAAATTATAGGCAGCATCAACTATATCAAGGATGTTCTATGAGTTTTTCATTTGCGGAAGAGGTTCAGCTAAAAGGTAAAGCTTTTATGATTACATCAAAAAAATGGATTAAGGAAATTTATTAACTTTATAATCATAAATAAATGAAGCCAACGAATGTACCTGGTGCTGAGTACCCGAATGTGCCTGCAAATGAGGTCCAATTTGACGAATCTGGCATCAAGATCCTGGCTGTTCCAAAATCAGAGACATGAGCCTCAAACTCTGAATCCAACAGAACATTGTTAATGGAAATGTCTCGATGGATGATTGAAGGAAAGCAGTCATGGTGCATATAGGTCAATGCATTAGCTATTCCCTTGACAACATTTAGCCTCCTAAACCAACTCAACACCACTGCTTGTTCTACATTGCTtaaaatatttcttaaacttCCTCTTTCTGTGAATTCATAAACCAAAAATGAGTGTTTGGTGTGTGAACAAAAACCATAAAACTTCACAATATTTCGATGACGTATGTTTATCAATGCACAAATCTCACTTTTAAACGCTTTGAAATCAGTCATCTCTCCATTTTGTGGCTGGTGAAGTTTCTTTACAGCAACCACTCGACCAGTTGGCAGCACAGCTTTGTAGACGATTCCATATCCTCCAACCCCAATGCAATACTTGGGGTTGAACTCCTCTGTAGCCTTAACAATGTTTTCATATTGCATATCCTTATCATGACCCCATATTGCGTAAATATTTTCATGACTCGGCCCTTCCTTTGACTTAGCTTTTCTGTTTCTGATTATTTGGCGGAGAAGAAAGAAACCCCCAACCAAGACAATAAATAGAAATAGACTACACACGATGGGAATGACAATAACAGCAACCAGTTTACTATCCTTTTTTCTGATAGTTTTGTTGATTGCAACTGAGGCACATGCCGCTAGTCTAGTGTTATTGCCACACAGGCCTCTGTTGTTTTGAAGTGCTTCAAATGGAGCCAGCTGAAAGGCTTTACAGTGGGGAATTGGGCCCTCTAACTCATTATAGGATATATTTACCACCGTCAGGCTCGATAAATAATCAAAAGTAGTTGGAATGCAGCCTGACAGCAAATTGTGGGATAGGTTCAATGTCTCCATTCTTTGCAACTCTCCAAGTTGTGGTGGTATCACTGCAGTTAACAAATTTTGACTGAGATCAAGACTTTCAAGGATGGGTAAATTGCCCAACTCTACAGGAATACCCTCTGAGAATTTGTTCTTGCTGAGATTCAAGAACAATAGCTTTGAGCAATCTCCAAGCTGTTTGGGAATTGCTCCACTTAGATTGTTAGCTGCCAAGTTAAGACGCTCAAGAACAGATAACAATCCAATTTCTTCAGGAATGCCACCTGAAAGTTCGTTATCATCAAGAGAAAGTACAAACAATGTTAACTTCCCCAATTCCTTTGGAATCTTCCCTTCAAGGTGATTTGATGAGAGATCAAGTAAATGCAATTGAGCTGCCATCACGATGTCAGCCGGTATTGTACCAGAAATATTATTATTCGAGATTTTCAGCGTCGACAAATTGCCGAAACGTTCCCATTTCCATGAAAGCTCACCATAGAATTTGTTATCACTCAAATCCATGAAGTTCAACTGTGGGTATATGCCAAAATCTTCAGATATATTTCCAGTGAGTTGGTTTGCCTCAAGATGGAGTCTCAATAACCTGCTACAATTTCTAAGGCTTCTTGGGATGGGACCCGTGAAGTCATTTCCATAAATAGCAAAAGACTTGAGACCTCCACCAATGCATATGTCTTGTGGTAACTGGCCAGTGAATCTATTTGAATATATTATGAAAACTTCCAAAAGAGTGAAGTTGTTCATCTCTAAAGGGAGAGTTCCAGAAAGTTCATTCATTTCAAGGAAGAGTCTAGTTAGCTTTGCCAACTTCCCAATTTCTCTAGGTAAGGAATTTGAAAGTTGGTTATCAGTAAGATAAAGATAAGATAATGTTGTCAAGTTTCCTATAGAAGCTGGAATTGGACCAGTGAGATTATTTTGTGACAAAGCAAGTTCTGCAAGTGATCTGAGCATGCCAATTTCTTGAGGTATGGAACCAGAAAGTTGGTTGCTATTAAGATAAAGAGCCCAAAGATTTGTCAAGTTTCCTATGGAAGTTGGGATTGTACCAGTGAGACCATTTTCTGAAAAAAAAATCTCAGTGACAAATTTCAACATTCCAAGTTCTTGAGGCATGAAGCCTGAAAGTTGGTTCCTTTGAATGTACAGAATTGGCAATGCGGTCAAATTCCCTATAGAAGTTGGTATTGTACCAGTGAGAAAATTGTTTGATAAATCAACGTAAGTGAGAGAATTCAACATCCCAATTTCTTGGGGAATGGAACCAGAGATTTCATTGACAGAAAAATCAAGGATGTTGAGCTTGGATAGATTCCCAATATGGGAAGGAATGTTCCCATGGAAAGAGTTATTACTAAGGTTAAGCGTGACAAGATTGGGAAATGATGGAAAACTGAAACTCTGAAGCGTACCTTCCAAACCAGAATCTGTAAGGCTTATATTGGAGACACTTCCTGCCTCGTTGCAGCGGATACCAAACCAATTGCAGGGTCTGCCAGCAGTAGTATTCCAAGAAGACAAgaaagattggct belongs to Hevea brasiliensis isolate MT/VB/25A 57/8 chromosome 4, ASM3005281v1, whole genome shotgun sequence and includes:
- the LOC131179395 gene encoding MDIS1-interacting receptor like kinase 2-like, whose product is MASILQKSLCLFSLLLFHLIPSLVFSVQVLATASTAAVQTVVGEADSLLRWKASLDNQSQSFLSSWNTTAGRPCNWFGIRCNEAGSVSNISLTDSGLEGTLQSFSFPSFPNLVTLNLSNNSFHGNIPSHIGNLSKLNILDFSVNEISGSIPQEIGMLNSLTYVDLSNNFLTGTIPTSIGNLTALPILYIQRNQLSGFMPQELGMLKFVTEIFFSENGLTGTIPTSIGNLTNLWALYLNSNQLSGSIPQEIGMLRSLAELALSQNNLTGPIPASIGNLTTLSYLYLTDNQLSNSLPREIGKLAKLTRLFLEMNELSGTLPLEMNNFTLLEVFIIYSNRFTGQLPQDICIGGGLKSFAIYGNDFTGPIPRSLRNCSRLLRLHLEANQLTGNISEDFGIYPQLNFMDLSDNKFYGELSWKWERFGNLSTLKISNNNISGTIPADIVMAAQLHLLDLSSNHLEGKIPKELGKLTLFVLSLDDNELSGGIPEEIGLLSVLERLNLAANNLSGAIPKQLGDCSKLLFLNLSKNKFSEGIPVELGNLPILESLDLSQNLLTAVIPPQLGELQRMETLNLSHNLLSGCIPTTFDYLSSLTVVNISYNELEGPIPHCKAFQLAPFEALQNNRGLCGNNTRLAACASVAINKTIRKKDSKLVAVIVIPIVCSLFLFIVLVGGFFLLRQIIRNRKAKSKEGPSHENIYAIWGHDKDMQYENIVKATEEFNPKYCIGVGGYGIVYKAVLPTGRVVAVKKLHQPQNGEMTDFKAFKSEICALINIRHRNIVKFYGFCSHTKHSFLVYEFTERGSLRNILSNVEQAVVLSWFRRLNVVKGIANALTYMHHDCFPSIIHRDISINNVLLDSEFEAHVSDFGTARILMPDSSNWTSFAGTFGYSAPELAYTMIVNEKCDVYSFGVVTLEILMGRHPGDFISSLSQMDQCTLLKDVIDQRLPTPQNKAAEGVIHIAQLALACLSANPQSRPTMRQVSSQLINKWHPLTKPFSEVNLGEIFFSRRC